CGCAGCGTGGTGCTCTCACCTGCTTGCAACGCCGCTGGCGCGGCGCGGAAACTCAGGATGCGCGGTTGGGGCGCAGACCGAGCCGGCGCTGGAGAAGCCGGAGCGGGGGGGGATGCCGAGACCTGTCGAGGAAGCTGGGCTTTGGGGGAAGTCTGCACTTGTGCAGAGGTCTGGGCCTGTGGAGGCGTCGGGGCGGGTTTTGCAACCGCGGAGACGCGTTCGGGGTGAGGTGCCGGGCGGGTGGTCGGCGGAGGCGCAGAAGGCGGGGCAGGTTGCGTGAGGGTGATGGCGGGAGGGACGGCCCACTTCAGCGTCCGCACCTGCTCCACGCCCTGCCCCTCGGCGTTCCGGGCCACCAGGGTCAGACGCTTCACGGTGGGCGGCACGGACAGTCCCAGCTTGCCCTGGGGAGGCAGCGTGCGGCTCCCGCCGTTCCAGCGCAGCTTGACACCCACGCTGCCCGCCGTATTCCAGCGCAGGGGCAGCGGCTGACCGGGAACCGGAGCGGAGGCCAGCACCTCAAAGGCCGTGATGCGGGGGGGCGGCGCATGTACGTGAACCTCGGCGCGCGCGAGAACTTCCTGCTCTCCACTGCTCGCCTTCAGGACGAGGGGACCGCTCTCGGTGGGCACAAACGTACGCTCGCCCGAGGCAGGCAGGTTTCCCAACGGCGCGAGGCGCACGGTGCGGGCACTCCGGACCTGCCAGCGCAAGGTGACCGGCTGCCCCCGCACCACCACCGGCGGCTCTGCCCGAAAGCGCTCGATGCGGGGCGCGGCGAGTGTGGCGCGTATGCTCCGCTGGAGCACACCCCGCCCGTCCAGGTCCTCGGCCACCGGGTCACCGGCGGTCAGTTCGAAGGCGGTGCTGCGGGTCAGTGGGAGGGTTCTCGTCCCCTCGGCGGGCACGTCACCAAAGGGCGCGAGGGTGACGTGGGCAGCGTGGGCCACCCTCCACGTCACCCGCACCCTGCTCCCCACAGGTGCGTTCCGGGGCGTGACGTCGAAGCGGACGATCTGCGGGGCCTCGCGCACGGGCCAGACAGTGATCTGGCGTGAAGCGCTCGTCAGACGGCCCTGAGCCACCAGGGTGTAGGTCTGGGGCTGGTCCACCCCCGGCACCCGCAACTGGCCTTGGGCAGGCAGGCGGCGGCCCGGCAATTCCCGGATTCGCACGGTGCGCGCGCCGGGGACCTGCCACCTCAGGGCGAAGGGAACGCCCTCTCCGGGCTGGGTGTCCGAGGCGTTGAAGGCGGCGATGCGCGGCGGCAGGGCCAGCGACCCCAGCCCCGCAAGCACGGCAGCCAGCGCAGGCAATCCCGCCCAGAGCGGCAGGGCGGGCCGCTGCAAGAAGGTGGCCCTTGCCTCCAGCGGCCGGGTTCGTCCTTCCGGCGAGCCCCACGGGCGGCCCTGCGCGAACACCAACACCCGGCGGGGCCGGGCCGGGCCCCACACCGGCGGACAGCGTACGGCAAAGGTGGTCCGGTACTCGCCCCCGGGCGGCAGGTCCAGCTCGCGCGGCGGGGGCTGCCCCACCCAACGGCTCCCGGTGGGGAGGGTGTAGTCCAGCCGGTAATGCTCAGGCACGTCACCCCGGTTGGCAAGGTGCAGCGCCACGGTCCCCCCCGAACGCCCGGGTTTGGCCATCAGTTCAAGGTACCCCTGCTCGAACGGCAGCACCTCCAGCGGCAGGGTCAGGCGGGCCAGTTCTTCGGCCCCGTGGTGGCGGGCGCTGTCGGAGGAGGCTGCCAGAAAGCGGAATTCAGCCGTATGGGTTCCCGGTTTCACGCTTGCGGTGCGGGGCACCGCCACCCGGACCGCAAGCGGTCCGTCCGCCTGGGCCTGCGCGGGAAGGCTGACCCATTCCGAGGGAACGCCGCCCACCGCCACCCGCAGCGCCCGCCCTTCCCCCACTGCGCCGGGATGAAGCTGGACACCGCGTGATTCGCCCAGCATCAGCCGCAGGGCCGCAGGCTCGGCCACCGGGCCGAGCCCCACCCGCCCGATATAGGTGCGCACCTCGGCCAGTTGCGCGGCCAGGGCGTCGGCCCCGCTGAACTCCCCACTTACGCAACTCCGGATCACGTCGCGCAACGCCGCAGGCAGGGCCGCCAGCCTTTCTGGTGATGGGGGAAGGTCGACCTTCTGCCCCAGAAGTTCTTGCAGTCCACCGCACAACATGACCCCGGCAGCGTGAAGGTCCGCTTGAGACTCTGCGGGCCGTCCCGCCCGCTGTTCGGGCGACAGGTACGGATTTGCCGCCTCGGATGGGCGCAGCGCGCTCCAGCCGAAGTCGCTCAGCCAGACGTGCATGCCGCCCTCGTGGGGGTGCAGCAGCACATTTTCCGGCTTGAGGTTGCCGTGGACCTGTCCGCCCGCATGGGCCTCAGCCAACCCGCGCGCCACCTGGGTCAGCAGGTCCAGCAGGAGATCCACGCTCAGGGCCGCGTCCGCCGTCCGCGCTGCGTCCAACCAGCTGCGCAGCGAGCCTCCCTCCGCCAGGGCCATCGTGTAGAACAGGTGCCCCCCCTCGGCCTGAGGCAGCGTGACGGGCAGACGGTGGGCGCCCTCCTGCCGCGCCGAGGGACCGAGGAGGTCCACGATCTGTCCCAGCTGGGCGATGCGCTCGGGCGCGATCAGGCGCAGGGCCACCTGCCGCCCGCTGCTGGATTCCCGCGCCTCGTGAACCTCGCCCAGCCAGCCGCCGCCCAGCGTGCGGACAAGCTCAACCTGTCCGGGCGGCGTCCACACGAGCGGCGGAGTGGAGGGAGCGTCGGGCGTCGTCATGGGGAAGGGGTGGGTCCAGGGGGAGGGGCCCGCAGCGACATTATCACCGGGCTCCTCCCCCGAACGCGGAATTTCTCACCTGCTTCCGCTTGTCCCGGGCCGCCGCACCCGCCCTCAGGGCAGATTGTTCAGGAAGGTGCGGTGCGCGCCCGAGAAATTCAGGCCGTCGGCGCGGTCCCAGTTGATGGACCAGCTCATCAGGCCGCGCAGACTGGGGGCCGTCTTGGCGGGGCGGTAGGCGCCGCAGTCCACGGCGCGGGTCAGGCAGTTCAGCGCCTTTTGCACCTCGGCAGGAGCCGTATAGCCGCTGCTCGCTGAGCGCGTGCCCGAAGGCAGGCCAATCGCCACCTGATCGGGGCGTAGACCGGGGAAGACATTTTGCGGGTTGCCCCCCAGCGCGAAGCCGGTGATGAGCATGTCGGTCATGGCGACGTGGAAGTCTGCCGTGCCGGGCGTGTAGGTTCGCCCGTCGGTCCCGACCAGTGAGCCCGTGTTGTAATGCTGCACTTGGAGCACGGTCAGTTCGTCGCGCAGCTTGTGGATCAGCGGCAGGTACGCACCCCAGATCCCGCCGTAGCTGGAGTACCCGCCCTGAACGTAGGCGGTCTCAGGGGCCATGGTCAGGACGAAACCGGACCCGAAGCGGGCCTTCAAGGACTTCACGGCAGCGATCAGGTTGACCACGGCGGGCGTGGTGGGGTTATTCAGGTCCGTGTCGCCGGAATTCAGCGCCAGCGAGCCGCCCTCAAGATCTATGTCCAGCCCATTGAGGCCGTAGCGCGAGATGATGTCGCCCATCGTCCGCACGAAGTTGTCGCGGGCCAGCGTGGTGTTGAGCTGAATGTGCGCGTTCGCCCCACCCAGGCTGATCAGCACCTTCTTGCCCTTGGCCTGCTGCCCCCGGATCCCCGCGATAAAGTCGGCCTCGCTCTCGGCGTTGGCTCCGCACGAGGCGGGCGGACAGAGCGTAAAGGCCACCTCGCCCTCCGCCCCGCCGGGTTTGTTCTCCGCGAACGACAGGTTGATGATGTCCCACCCCGGGTCCACATCCTTCATACGGACGTAGCCGCTGCCGTTGTCGAAGTTGTGCCAGTAGCCGATCAGCGCGTGCCGGGGCAGGGCGCCCGTGCCGGGGGTGGTGCCAGCGATGTTAACGGTGACGTTGGCGGAGGCGGACCTGGTATTTCCGGCGGCGTCGAAGGCTTTGGCCACGTACGTCTGCGTCCCGTTCTGCGCCGAAGTCACGCTGTCCGCCGCCGTGTAGGGCGAGGTGGTGTCGGTGCTCAGCAGGATTGCGCCCCGGTAGAACTCCACTTTCGTCACCCCCACGTTGTCGCTCGCCGCCGCGCTCAGGTTCACCGTTCCGGCCGCCGTCACGCCCGTCGGGTTGGCCGTGACGCTGACCGTGGGAGCGGTGGTGTCTGCGGGGGGGGTGGTGCCGTCGCAGGGATTGCCGTTGAGGGTGCAGGTGTTTACGCCGCTGAAGGTGCCGGTGCCGTCGTAGGAGACGGTGACCGCGCCTCCAGCGGGGATGGTGTCGCCGCCCCAGGTGTTGGGGGTGATGGCGTAGAGGCCGGTACTGTCTTTGGAGACGGCGCCGCCGGCACCCCAGGGGGTACCGGTGAGGGCGGCGTTGCCGTTGAACCTGAATTTGAGGGTCCAGCCTTTGATGGCCGTGGCGGTGGGGTTACGCAGGGTGATCACGCCGCCAAAGCCGCTGTCCCACGCGCTGCTCGTGCTGAACGTCGCTGTCGGTGTCGTGCTCGCCTGCGCTTGTAGAGCCGAACCCCCCGAGCGTGTGGAAGAGACTTGGGCGGTGTTCTCCTGCCCACAAGCGGACAACAACAGACCGAGAGCGAGGATCGAGCCGAGACGGGTACGCATGCTGGGCCTCCAAAAGACAAGGTGAGGGCGAACCCTCCTGTTCTGGAAGGTCCTGTTCGTTGGAGCGAGGAGCACCTTTATGAAAATAAAAATCACCCTTATTGTCAAGGGAGGAAAATCCTTTCCTTCTTCGGTGAAGAATTGGGTCTGTCTTCCGGTGGCCCCCGGCAATGGCTTTCCGCTGGTCTTGGGGTGAAGGCGAGGTCCCGACACCGCGTGGTCAGGATCAGCAGTGCCAGCGTGGCCCTCGTCTCAAAGCTCCTGCCGAAAACCCTGCAGCGGTCTGCCCCTCTCTCCCCTTCTTGCCTCAGGCCCTTTACCCCGCCGTCAAAGTTTCAGACGACCATAGGCTCAGCGCGGCCCGCGAGCATGCCGGGCAAAGGCTGGACATCCGACCTCACCCTTCCCGTACTCGGTGCTGCCCCCCACGACCGTTCGTGCGCGACCGTCGCTCACTGGGGGCTGAAGCAGGTGGGCAGAGCTCGGGGATCCGGCGTCAAAGAGGGCGGGCCCGTCTTTGCCCGTTGCCCCTCGCCTCTTCCCAATACTCCTTGCTGCACCGACGCCTCAGGCGGCCACCGTGCTGCGGTTGCGCCCGTCTGCCTTTGAGGTGTATAGGGCCCCGTCTGCGCGCTGCATGCAGGAATCCAGTGTGGTGTGAACAGCGTTGCTGAAGGCCGCTACGCCGATGCTGAGGGTCACTCGGATGGGCTGTCCAGCAAACTCAATCCGGAGCGCTTCCACCGCCTGACGCAGTTGCTCGGCAACGGCGGTGGCCTCGGCGACGTCCGCGCCGGGCAGCAAAGCGACGAATTCCTCGCCACCGTAGCGCGCGAACAGGTCTGTCGGGCGCAATCTCGACTGACAGGTGCGGGCCACCTCACGCAGCACGGCGTCACCCGCCGCATGACCATGGGTGTCGTTGATCCCCTTGAAGCGGTCAATGTCCAGCATCAGCACCGACAGGGTCAGACACTCGCGCCGCGATTGCGCCACCTCCCGCTCGGCCCGCTCCAGGAAGTGCCGGCGGTTGAACACGCCGGTCAACGCGTCTATCCGCGCCAGGCGCTCAAGCTGCCGCTCGGCCTCCCGGCGCTCGGTCACGTCGAACAGCACCACGGCCTGCCCACCGTCGCGTCCCAGCCCGCCTCCAATCGGCGAGCGCTGTACCGAGAAGTGCAGGGTGGTCTCCCCCCGCGTCAGGGTGAGTTCGTCTCCAAACACCTCGCCTGCTGAACCGAGGTTCAGTCCCTTCAGGACATCCGCGGGCCGTGCGCCAACCACCTCTGCAGCCGGCAGGCCGAACAACGCCTGGGCAAAGGGATTGAGGTCCACGATGCGGCCAGCGGGGTCCAGCACCACGATGCCGGCCTGGATATGGTGAATGACGAGGTGATGCGCCACCGGCACCAACCGCAATCCGTTGTAGCGAAACAGCGCCAGCGCGAACAGCACTCCCGAGAACAGGAAGAAAAAGATCACCTCATCCACCCTGGGCAGCAGGTCCAGGCCGAAGAGGTCCTCGGACATCCGCCCCGCCAGCGGCACAAAGCCGCCCAGCGTCAGCAGCAGGCCCTGACGGCGAAAGAGGGGCTGAGCGGTGCGGTAGAACTGGGCGAACAGGCCCGTGCTGATCAGCATCAGCAGGTAGATGCCCGCGGCGTAGACCCAGAAGTACGCGCCGTGTTTCGTCTGCAGTTCGGGGAGGCCGGGTTCCAGGCGCAGATCCGTCCACATCAGGCCGTGTGCACCATTCGTCCACACCACCCCCAGCGTCAGCAGGGGCCAGAAGGTCAGCGCCCCCCGGAGGAAGGGACGGCGCAGCCAATCCGCGCGTCCTGTGGCCTGCAGGCAGAACACAAACCACAGCGCGGGAGTGGGGGATGCCCCCAGGTATTTCGCCATCACCCAGAGGGACTTGCCCTCTTGCGTCGGGCTGCACAGTTCCAGGACGTAGCACAGCGTCCAGACCGATAGGCCCACCATCAGGGCGCTGAAGGTCCGTGCCGCCGCTGTCTGCCGCCCGGCCGCGACGAGCGCCAGGCCCACCGTGAGCATGAAGGAGGCGAGGAAAGGCAGGGCGGTGGGGGTGAACTCCAACATGGCGTCTCCTGTGGGCGGACCGGGCCTATGGGTCGAAATCCAGGGTGATGTTCAGCGTGCCGCGGTACAGTCCAGCTGGAACGAGCTGGCCTGCCGGAAGGGTGAGGGTGGCGGTGAGCGGAAAGCTCTGCACGTCTCCCACCAGCCCGCTGAGCACGAGGGGAAAGGTCACGCTGCCCGCTGTGCCGTCGCCCCAGCGCTGGCTGCCGACCAACAGCGAGTAGCGCAGCGCCGGGCCGCCGGGCGCGCCGCCCTCGTACAGGGCGCGAACCGAGGGGGAGCCGTCCAGCCGGGCGTGCGCCGTGACCGCCGTGCCGTCCAGCGTACAGGTCACGGTGCCGGGCGTGACCACCAGGGTGGTGGGGGCAGCATCGGTCCACAGGTACGCTGTGGTGAGCGCGACGTTCTGGGCGGTCAGCACGCAGGAAGTCGCGCCCGCCCATGAACCCAGGGCGAGCAGCGCCAGTGTTTTCAGGAACCGCATGCGGGCACCTCTCCTTTCGGTCCAGTCACCACGTGGCACCTCTGCGTTCCGTCCTCTGAACGCAGCAGGGCGGGCACACCCGCCGGCAGGGGCGGCAGCAGCGCGGCACCTTCATCGTCGGCAGTGAAGACCTGCCCAGCCACTTCCAGCGTCGCTCCAGCGGCGGAGTGTCCCTCGGCCCACCGCAGGGTGACCCACCGCGAGACCGTGAAGTTCTCCCGCCAGTCCAGTTCGTTCACGCCGGCGCGGTCGGGCAGCAGGCCCACCCGGTCTTGCCGGTAACCCACCTCGATGGGCAGCTCCGAGGGATCAAACGAGAGCTGAAGCGGCAGCCCAGCCCGGAAGCCGGTGAGCACCACATCACCCGCCGCGTCGGTGCGGCCCTGCGGCTGACCGTTGACCCGCAGCGTCAGTCCCGGCACCCCCGTCTTCAGGAACAGGACCGATCCGTCACGCGTGCTGTTCCACGTGAGCTGCCCAGCCACCCGGCTGACGCTGCCTGTCACCGAGACCGCGCCCTGCCCCGAGCTGTTCACCGAGGCCGTCGCCGAGATGCCCCTGTTCAGGGTGTAGGTGCCTGCGACGTAGGGAGCGAGGTTCTGCACGTTCAGCCGCAGCAGGTCATTGTCGATGGCCTGCGTGTACTCCGCCGCGAAGCCCGGGCCGGGGCGGCCCTCTACCGCGACCGAGCGGCCCGAGCCGAGCATGAAGCGGCCCCGCACACGGAAACGCACGCCCTCCCGGCCCATGTCGGCGGAGGCCGAGAGCAGGGCAGCGGCGGTGGGACGGTAATCCAGCCCCACACGGCCGGACAGCTCGCGGCTGAGGCTGTAGGCCACGCTGGCGTACATCTCCAGGGACGAGCGGTTGTACGCGGCCACCAGCCGGGCCTCACTGCGGCGTGGGTCCGTTCCCGCCGGAGTCACGGTCCACGTGGAACTCAGGCCGAACGTCACGGGTCCGGTCCGGGCGGCGTAGCCCGCCTGCACCCTCGTTCCTACACCCTCGGCAGAGGGTGCCCCGGAGGGGCGCACCCCGAAGTCGGTGGAGGCGTTCAGGTTGGCTCCCTGTTCCCCGTCCTGCCACACGGCCCCCAGAGAGGCGCGGGGAGTCCCGTTTGACTGCTCGAACCCCGCCTGAAGGCTCACCTGGGGGGTCAGGACGTAGCGCCCCTCCACATTGGCTTCCAGTCCGGCGCGGGTGTTCCAGGCCACCTCGCCCGTTACGCCGAAGGAACCCGGTTGCAGCGCGCTGGCCTGGCGGTAGGGAAAGGTGCTCTGGCCCTCGCGCACACCATCGGTCCAGCGGACAGCCACCGTGCCGCTGGTGTATTTGGCCCGGACATCGGTCAGAACGAGGTGCCCCGCCGGAGCCAGGAAGGCGGTGCGGGTCTCGCCGTCCACCGTGACCTGCACCTCCGCGTCGCTGGGAAAGTCGAGTTCGATGGGCCCGACATCGCGCAACACCAGCCGCGACAGCGACGAACGAACGCCGAAGCGTTCCTCGCCGCTTCCAGCGTCCGCGAACGCGCCCACCTGCCAACTTGGGCTGAGATCGTAGTCGGCGCGCGCTCCGTAGACTGTACCGGGCGTGCGTCCCTGCCCCCCCGCCAGCCGCGCGCTGCCCTCCAGGCGCAGGTTGCCCCGCCAGTACTGCACGGCCACCTGCATCGCCGCAGTGTCCACGCCACGCGAGACGTCGGCGGCGGCCGCCACGCTGTAACTCAGGCGCAGCAGAGGCAGGTCGCTCGCGTAACTGACCTGGCCCGTCCCCACCCGGTAGGTCGTGGTGCCCAGCAGGGCGGGGTTGGCCTCTACCACCAGCGAGAGGGCCTGCCCGTCGAGCCTGGTGCGGAGCGTGGGGTTGAGCCGTACGAAGGCCACGCCGTTGCAGTCCTTCTGCGCCGCCACGTACCCTGCCTCAGAAGGGGTCAGGGCCGCCGCCTCCACCCACAACGCCTCTCCCTCCGGGTACACCAGCCGGGTGCCCCGGTTGCGCCCGCCGACCTCCAGCTCCACGTACAGCTCGAGGTCCTCGGTGCAAAAGGTTGGAGCGGTGGGGGGAGTGGCGACCAGCGAGGCTGTTTGCGTGGCGGTGCCGCTCTGTGCTCCCGAACTCCCCAGCAGGCCGAGGGTGAGCGCCAGCAGGGCCGGCCGAACGAACGGCGACGCGCGGAAGGTCATGCCCGCACCGTCAACGCGCTTCCGGAAGGGTCAGGCGTTGGGGCTGCGTGCCGAGCTGGTAGCTCAGGTTCACCGCACCCGTGCCAGGCAGGCCCGTCAGCGGCAGGCGTAGGGTGCCGCCCGCGAGCACCGTGACGCTTCCGGGCACAAGCTTCGCCTCCCCCACGGCAATGTTCACGTCCTGCAACGTCACGAAGTGTGTTCCTACGTTCTGCGCCACCAGCATCCGCTCGCCCGCCGTACCTTCCAGCGAGAACTTCAGCTCCGGCTGGCCGAGCTTGGGGTATGTCAGCAGCGGGACGCCCGCACGGTACAGCGCCTGTACCTGCATCCCCGCCGCCGCGTTGGGACTGCTCGCCGCGGGCAACTCCTGGATGTACACGCGGTAGGCCTTTTCGCCACTCCCCGGCGCGCCCCGCCACCCCACGCGAATCGTCTGCTGCTGTCCGGGTTTCAGGGTAAAGGACGTGGGATTGACGATCAGGTCGCGGCTCAGGGTGTAGCGGTCCGCGCCGTCCTGCGTCCAGGCCGCAAGTTCCACCTTGAAGCTGACCGGTACGGCCGTGTCATTGCGGACGCTGGTGGCGGTGGTGCGCGCCCCTCCTTCCAGCCGCAGCGAGGTGGGGGCGATGACGAACGAGGCGGCCCCGGCAGCCGAGCACAGGGTGACCGAAACCAGGGCACCCAGCAGCGGGAGGAGGGAAAAGGGACGGGACGCGGAGAGCATTCGTGGCACAGCGGCTCCTGGGACGGAAGGGAGAAGCGGGAAAGGAGCGGGAAGGGGAGCCGCGCGGACGCTCCTTTGCAGAAACGAAAGCGCAGCCCCGGGGGAAGTCAGAGTGGGAAATCCACCTTGACAACGATGGGGTAGACATAGACCCCAGCGGGCTTGTTTACGTCCACGTTGGCAGCTGGGAGCGTGATGGCGATGGTAAAAGTCTGCGCGGCCGTGCTGGTGTTATCGAACGCAAAGATTCGGCGGTCCGATCCCTTCATGGGCGATCCCATGACATTCACGTCAAAGGCTTTGGTCTCGTTGTCCGTCTTGTTCAGGGCGAGGCGCGCGCCACTGTCCTGGGGGTCTCTGGGGTCGAGGACCGCCATAGAGACCCGCGTGTCCCTGGCGACGCCTCCCGTCAGGTTGCACTGCAAGGTAAAAGAAGTGCTGCCCGCCGTGGTGCCCGTTCCAGTCCAGTACACAGTACCCAGGTCCACATCGGCAGCCTTGCTTAGGGAGCAGGCATGGCCGAGGGTGGCCCCGACGGTAAAGGTTTCGGAGGTGGACACGGCTACGCTCGTGGACGGATCGAAGGTGCCCGTACCCGCCGAAGCGGACGAGACAGCACTGAGGCTGAACAGCAGTAGGCTGATTTTAAGAAGGTTCACGTCAGTTCCTGTTGGCTCTTTAGAAAGGAAAGTCGATGGAGATGGTGACAGTGCCCTCATAGACACCTGCCGGGTGGTTCTCCCCAATCTGGCCGGCGGACAGGGTGGCCGTGACCGTGAACGTCTGCGGCGCGGTGTTCGTCTCATCGAAGTCGAAGCCGAAATCAATGTTGAGCGGTGATTTGGTGAGGTTCACCGTGAGCTGGTCGGTGTCCTCCGGGGGATCGGACGCACCGACGCGGACCAACGTCACGCTGTCATTGGGGCTCATGGACAGATCCAAGCCTGAGAAAAACCCAGTGTTGTTCGGCTCGTTGCACTGCACCGTGAAGGTGGTGCTGTCCGTAACGTCGGCAGTGCCAGTCCAGTAGATGGTGGAGAGAATGATGTCCGCCGGTTTACCCAGGACGCAGGCGCGGCCCACCGTCACAGATACTTCCGACTGTTCTGAGGTGGAGGTTTTGGCATTCGTGCTGGGATCGAAGGTGGCCGTCCCTGCGCCCGCCACCGAAGCAGCCGACAGGATCAGGCCGAGTAAGATTCCCGGCCAGGCCCTCATGGCGTGAAGTTCACCGCTACCGTGACCGTGCCCGTGTAGGTTCCGGCAGGCTTATCCACAGTCACTTGGGAGGCGGGGAGGGTGGCACCGATAGAAAAGCTCTGGGCGGCGGAGCTGGTGTTGTCGATGGTCAGGTTGCTCGGCGCCACGTTGACTGTGACCTGCTCGGCGCCGCCGCTGCGGGTCAGGGCCAGGGTGGTCGAGGGCGTGACGCTGAGGGTGGGGACGCCGCTCGTGCCCACGTTGCACTGCACGGTAAAGGTGGTGCTCTTGGTGCTGCTGCTGGTGCCTGTCCAGTACAGGGTACCGAGGTCGATGTCCGCGGGCTTGCTCAGCACACAGGCATGGCCGATGGTCGCCTTGACCAGAAAGGACTCGGAGGTCCCCAGAGCCGCACTCGTACTGGGATCGAAAGTGGCCGTCCCGGCAGAGGCGAGGGGTGAGGCGAACACGAACGCGGACAGCAGGGCGAACTGGACTTTCTTCATGGGAACTCCTGTTGGCGGGCCGCTCTCAACCTGACCGTGGGGTCAGGCATGGGCCAGACAAAAATGTTTCTGACGTGAGATCAGAGTAAGAGGACCTTGTTAAGATGTTGTTAACTTCCTTATGCTCCTCGTCCGCCCTCCCACCCACGCCGATCAAGGACGAAAAAGTCGCCATCCAGACGCATGAAAACCATACTGATCGTCGATGACAAACTGAATCTGGTCCGCCTGCTGCAGGACTACCTGGGCAGCGTGGGCTACCAGACGGTGGCGGCCGAAAACGGGCACAGCGCGCTCTTTGCGGCCCGGCATGCCCGGCCGGACCTGGTGCTGCTGGACCTGATGATGCCGCAGCTCGACGGCTTCGGCTTTCTTGAACGCTTCCGGCAGGAGTCGGGCGTTCCCGTTATTGTCCTGACCGCGCGCGAACGGCGCGAGAACGCAGTCCAGTGCCTCTCGCTGGGGGCGGACGATTACGTGACCAAACCCTTTGACCTGCCGGAGCTGGAGGCGCGGATCAGCGCTGTATTGCGCCGGGCAGCCCGCCAGGCCCCGGAGAGCCAGCCGCTGCGCGTCGGGGAACTGACCCTCGATCCAGTGTTGCGGACCGTGACGCGCGGCAAAGAGCCGCTTCCCCTGACGCCCGCCGAGTACGCGGTGCTGCACCGCCTGATGCTGGCCCCGGGGCGCGTGGCGAGCCGCTCGGAACTGCTGGGCTGCATTGAGGGAGACCGGGAGCGTTCCAGCCTGGAACGGACCGTGGACGTACACGTTCGCAAACTGCGCCTCAAGATCGAGTCGGACCCCGCGCAACCCCGCTACCTGTTGACGGTGTTCGGCGCGGGCTACCGCCTGAACCCGGACGCCCTCCTCGCACCCGCGTGAACCTGCACCCGGCCCGTTCCCTGCAACTGCGGCTGGTGCTGTGGCTGGCGGGGGCAAGCCTGCTGAGCCACCTGCTGTTTGCGGCGCTGACGCCCACGATTCTGCTCCAGCTCTACCGTCAGGAGCTGGTGCAGGAACGGACCGAGCGCACCGCCACCCTGGCGCTGACGCACTACCGCCGCGCCGGGTCCTGGCGGGGCTTTGCCTTCCCGGCGCCGGCGGTTTCTTCCGCCTCCCCCCCGGCGCGAACGCGGGGGAGCGTCAGACCTCCCCTGCTGCTGGACCCCCGGGGCAACGTGGTGGCGCACGGAGCGGGCGAGGCACCCGCACGTGTAGACCCCCGTGCCGTGCGAACCCGGCCCCTGACTTTGAATGGGCAGACCGTGGGGTACTTGGTGCCGGGCAGTCCGCCTCCCAACCCCCCTGAGGAGCGGGCCGTCATCTCCGCCATGAGCCGCAGCATCTTTCTGGCAGCCCTGTCACGGCTGCTCACCGTCGTACTGCTGACCGCGCTGCTCACGCGGGGCGTGCTGCGCTCGCTGGAGCGGCTGACGCAGGCGGCCCGGCAATTTACCCTGGGCCAGCCCTACCGCCCGGTCCCTGTGCGCGGTCAAGACGAGGTGGCGGTCCTGGCAGAGACGTTCAACGAGATGCAGGCCGAGATCGCGCGCGCAGACGCTGGGCGACGCCGGATGCTCTCCGATATCGCGCACGACCTCAGTACCCCGCTCACCATCGTT
The sequence above is a segment of the Deinococcus hopiensis KR-140 genome. Coding sequences within it:
- a CDS encoding spore coat protein U domain-containing protein; this translates as MRFLKTLALLALGSWAGATSCVLTAQNVALTTAYLWTDAAPTTLVVTPGTVTCTLDGTAVTAHARLDGSPSVRALYEGGAPGGPALRYSLLVGSQRWGDGTAGSVTFPLVLSGLVGDVQSFPLTATLTLPAGQLVPAGLYRGTLNITLDFDP
- a CDS encoding response regulator transcription factor, producing MKTILIVDDKLNLVRLLQDYLGSVGYQTVAAENGHSALFAARHARPDLVLLDLMMPQLDGFGFLERFRQESGVPVIVLTARERRENAVQCLSLGADDYVTKPFDLPELEARISAVLRRAARQAPESQPLRVGELTLDPVLRTVTRGKEPLPLTPAEYAVLHRLMLAPGRVASRSELLGCIEGDRERSSLERTVDVHVRKLRLKIESDPAQPRYLLTVFGAGYRLNPDALLAPA
- a CDS encoding fimbrial biogenesis chaperone, producing the protein MLSASRPFSLLPLLGALVSVTLCSAAGAASFVIAPTSLRLEGGARTTATSVRNDTAVPVSFKVELAAWTQDGADRYTLSRDLIVNPTSFTLKPGQQQTIRVGWRGAPGSGEKAYRVYIQELPAASSPNAAAGMQVQALYRAGVPLLTYPKLGQPELKFSLEGTAGERMLVAQNVGTHFVTLQDVNIAVGEAKLVPGSVTVLAGGTLRLPLTGLPGTGAVNLSYQLGTQPQRLTLPEAR
- a CDS encoding DUF4402 domain-containing protein yields the protein MKKVQFALLSAFVFASPLASAGTATFDPSTSAALGTSESFLVKATIGHACVLSKPADIDLGTLYWTGTSSSTKSTTFTVQCNVGTSGVPTLSVTPSTTLALTRSGGAEQVTVNVAPSNLTIDNTSSAAQSFSIGATLPASQVTVDKPAGTYTGTVTVAVNFTP
- a CDS encoding sensor histidine kinase, which codes for MNLHPARSLQLRLVLWLAGASLLSHLLFAALTPTILLQLYRQELVQERTERTATLALTHYRRAGSWRGFAFPAPAVSSASPPARTRGSVRPPLLLDPRGNVVAHGAGEAPARVDPRAVRTRPLTLNGQTVGYLVPGSPPPNPPEERAVISAMSRSIFLAALSRLLTVVLLTALLTRGVLRSLERLTQAARQFTLGQPYRPVPVRGQDEVAVLAETFNEMQAEIARADAGRRRMLSDIAHDLSTPLTIVHGYVQAMASGRLPPTPERLATVQDELDLMRNLVEDLRFLSLADAGEVRLSRESLRPGDVLDALARAFAQRAERQGVALKLEVAPGLPSVSLDPSRVRQALGNLTSNALNHTGQGGEITLTVRARPPFLEFEVRDTGLGIPADALPLVFDRFYRVAPERSGTGTGLGLSIALSIAEMHGGTVTLESTEGVGTRATLRLPLQEGTHSEDAGTAKLTSR